In Podospora pseudopauciseta strain CBS 411.78 chromosome 3, whole genome shotgun sequence, one genomic interval encodes:
- a CDS encoding hypothetical protein (EggNog:ENOG503PSPI), which produces MPRQYFCWKVCLTFGCGCKEDTATHHVCDSFRTNCSSWVTYKTTNKSCSYHRRANGLDLKQQDDKEEDWSVVSEGPETPGSEEETQCQVGYQGTWEGQYLKRRAA; this is translated from the coding sequence ATGCCACGCCAATACTTTTGCTGGAAAGTCTGCCTCACCTTTGGCTGCGGCTGCAAAGAAGACACGGCCACCCACCACGTGTGCGACAGTTTTCGCACAAACTGCAGCTCGTGGGTCACGTACAAGACCACCAACAAGAGCTGTTCTTATCACCGACGGGCTAATGGCCTGGATCTGAAGCAACAGgacgacaaggaggaggattggtCGGTCGTGAGCGAGGGCCCAGAGACGCCGGGGTCAGAGGAGGAGACGCAGTGTCAAGTGGGATATCAAGGGACCTGGGAAGGGCAGTatctgaagaggagggctgCTTGA
- the irc3 gene encoding putative ATP-dependent helicase IRC3 (EggNog:ENOG503NWXY; COG:A; BUSCO:EOG09261CM0), giving the protein MKRLIKTALRLKESPKDPTTSFQLWPSRPFTTTTIRLSQESPPTPIQLRAYQEECIQAVLTSITQGHKRLGISLATGAGKTVIFTHLIDRVTPPNPQATRTLILAHRRELVEQAARHCQSAYPNKTVEVELGNLQATGFADITVASMQSILSKDRLLKFDPSNYKLVLVDEAHHIVAPGYLKILEHMNLRQKQPDSPTLVGVSATFSRSDGLKLGAAIDEIVYHKDYIDMIADKWLSEVVFTTVESRADLSGVRAKGAGGTGEFETASLSRAVNSPELNDIVVRAWFAKAAPPKRQSTLVFCVDLSHVAALTERFRHHGIDARYVFGDTPAKERAETLEKFKKKEFPVLLNCGVFTEGTDIPNIDCVVLARPTRSRNLLIQMIGRGMRLHEGKENCHVIDMVASLDVGIITTPTLFGLDPDELVAEKTGGELLALAREGGEKKETAEGREKRMSKAAKKACPTGESYKVAFTEYDSVFDLISDAAGEKHIRAISQNAWVQVNPNKYVLSTDRDVMRLEKEVAEPPRGKDGEEEGERKTMWKGYVMRALSNGKSPWAAPREILRTMDFRDAVHGCDRFVAEFYAPFYISQRMPWRKAPASEGQLRFLNKLRSKLVPLEPGDITRGKAADMITKIKHGARGRFAELEAERKRREKINMYAEMEMQRREMEKVSVGPVAS; this is encoded by the coding sequence ATGAAGCGGCTCATCAAAACCGCCCTCCGTCTCAAAGAATCCCCCAAAgacccaaccacctccttccaACTCTGGCCCTCCCGCCCcttcaccacaaccaccatccgCCTCTCACAAgaatcaccaccaacccccatccaacTCCGCGCCTACCAAGAAGAATGCATCCAAGCAGTCCTGACCTCCATAACCCAAGGCCACAAACGCCTCggcatctccctcgccaccgGCGCCGGCAAAACAGTCATCTTCACCCACCTCATCGACCGTGTcacacccccaaacccccaagcAACCCgcaccctcatcctcgcccaCAGGCGAGAACTAGTCGAGCAAGCCGCCCGCCACTGCCAGTCAGCCTACCCAAACAAGACCGTCGAAGTCGAGCTCGGAAACCTCCAAGCAACCGGCTTTGCCGACATCACCGTCGCCAGCATGCAATCCATCCTGTCAAAAGACCGTCTCCTGAAGTTCGACCCCTCAAACTACAAACTTGTCCTCGTCGATGAAGCACACCACATCGTCGCCCCAGGCTATCTCAAGATCTTGGAGCACATGAACCTCCGGCAAAAGCAACCCGACTCCCCCACTCTGGTCGGCGTATCAGCCACCTTTTCCCGCTCAGACGGCCTAAAACTAGGAGCGGCCATCGACGAGATCGTCTACCACAAGGATTACATCGACATGATTGCGGACAAGTGGCTTTCCGAAGTCGTCTTCACCACCGTCGAGTCCAGAGCCGACCTCTCCGGCGTCCGAGCCAAGGGTGCGGGTGGGACAGGCGAGTTCGAAACCGCCTCGTTGTCAAGAGCCGTCAACTCCCCCGAGCTAAACGACATTGTCGTTCGAGCCTGGTTTGCAAAAGCCGCACCACCAAAGAGACAGTCCACGCTGGTCTTTTGCGTTGATCTGAGCCATGTGGCGGCTTTGACGGAACGGTTTCGGCATCACGGGATTGATGCCAGGTATGTATTCGGCGACACCCCGGCCAAGGAGCGGGCGGAAACGCTGGAGAAGTTCAAGAAAAAGGAGTTTCCTGTCTTGCTTAACTGTGGTGTTTTTACCGAGGGGACGGATATTCCCAATATTGACTGCGTCGTGTTGGCCAGGCCGACGAGGTCGAGGAATTTGCTGATACAGATGATCGGACGGGGGATGAGGCTGCatgaggggaaggagaatTGTCATGTTATTGACATGGTGGCGAGTTTGGACGTGGGGATCATCACCACGCCGACGCTGTTTGGGCTGGATCCGGATGAGTTGGTTGCGGAGAAGACGGGAGGGGAACTTCTCGCTTTGGcgagagaggggggagagaagaaggagacggcggaggggagggagaagaggatgTCGAAGGCTGCCAAGAAGGCGTGTCCGACGGGAGAGAGCTACAAGGTGGCGTTTACCGAGTATGATTCTGTTTTTGACCTGATCTCGGATGCGGCGGGGGAGAAGCATATTAGGGCTATTAGTCAGAATGCGTGGGTGCAGGTGAATCCGAACAAGTACGTTTTGAGCACGGATAGGGATGTGATGcggttggagaaggaggtggctGAACCCCCACGCGGgaaagatggagaggaggagggagagaggaagaCGATGTGGAAGGGGTATGTGATGAGGGCGCTCTCGAATGGGAAGTCACCGTGGGCGGCGCCGAGGGAGATATTAAGGACGATGGATTTTAGGGATGCGGTGCATGGGTGTGATAGGTTTGTGGCGGAATTTTATGCGCCGTTTTATATCTCGCAGAGGATGCCGTGGAGGAAGGCGCCGGCGTCGGAGGGGCAGCTGAGATTTTTGAATAAGCTGAGGTCGAAGCTGGTTCCGCTTGAGCCGGGGGATATCACGAGGGGGAAGGCGGCTGATATGATCACCAAGATTAAGCACGGTGCCAGGGGGAGGTTTGCGGAgttggaggcggagaggaagaggagggagaagattaATATGTATGCTGAGATGGAGAtgcagaggagggagatggagaaggtgTCGGTTGGGCCCGTGGCGTCTTGA
- the lsb6 gene encoding Phosphatidylinositol 4-kinase LSB6 (EggNog:ENOG503NW8X; COG:T), which yields MPRTRPATTGYERLAQADQFGDDSDDEDPLAHSYASLQPAQAPQYAPITQPRPHSGMSTPKRRRSSSSANLRGRGRRARSNSGVDLKAINARLERWADEIASKFKRGKNKKTGEEERLEIHHSVFQAPEGVRPVTAEQLAVPEPGYMTRAEFEVIVDSVREAIRKGVQPLMISQGSSGSYFARNPDGKVVGVFKPKDEEPYAAGNPKWNKWIHRNLFPCCFGRACLIPNLSYVSEAAAYVLDAQLRTHMVPYTDVVYLSSKSFHYPFWDRYNFSRKKKTLPAKPGSFQVFLKGFKDANVFLREHPWPDQYLSGFRTNDPHRKKKKRWVDNCRPTGAMQGDGDSDEEGQGSPASATPSPGNFVWTQSLKQSFREELEKLVILDYIMRNTDRGLDNWMIKVDWEAQKASIVSDPVQLNTNVEEPEEPEEGPRPVDLSIREPPKTRASCPYRTERPMNASTPVSSTPDPKISIGAIDNSLSWPWKHPDAWRSFPFGWLFLPVDLIGRPFSQKTRDHFLPLLTSTTWWSQTQLALRRVFQMDPDFQEKMFSRQIAVMKGQAWNVVETLKTPDHGPLELTRRAKVCVWDDLVDVPVAVPMRVASAEMRRRAVEESEQAASAAAGLTRSNSDVIAEAEEEEMDIGAFTADSDAASAPAATGVAEVVDLLGVASPVGDLPNPGRFELAMGEEPLTPGLTPGRFETPVLGGSSGSSNGPVQVTRPALKHASYSQPQRSLNMYSPDRGSSSMAVHHQRRFSFATAAGRRESNSIAAQLYGTGRLSWEGGRQGFVGEWEEEEEEEDALEGGDLGFAAAQGMEGNQRKVIVERLEAVKTRNPVFTCW from the coding sequence ATGCCACGCACGCGCCCAGCAACAACGGGCTATGAAAGGCTCGCACAAGCCGACCAGTTCGGCGACGActccgacgacgaagatCCCCTCGCCCACAGCTATGCCTCCCTCCAACCTGCTCAAGCCCCGCAATATGCGCCTATCACACAACCCCGCCCGCACTCGGGCATGTCGACGCCGAAGCGGAGGAGgtcgtcatcatccgccaATCTTCGCGGACGGGGTCGCCGAGCTCGGAGCAACTCAGGGGTCGACCTGAAAGCCATCAATGCCCGCCTCGAGCGGTGGGCGGACGAGATTGCCTCCAAATTCAAGCGCgggaagaacaaaaagacgggcgaggaagagaggcTGGAGATTCACCACTCGGTGTTCCAAGCCCCTGAGGGTGTCCGCCCCGTCACAGCCGAACAGCTGGCTGTACCAGAACCGGGGTACATGACAAGGGCGGAATTCGAAGTCATTGTGGACAGCGTTAGGGAGGCCATTCGGAAGGGCGTGCAGCCGCTCATGATCTCGCAGGGTAGCTCTGGCAGCTACTTTGCGAGGAATCCTGACGGCAAGGTTGTGGGAGTGTTCAAGCCCAAGGACGAGGAGCCGTATGCGGCTGGCAACCCGAAATGGAACAAGTGGATTCATCGAAACCTGTTCCCGTGCTGTTTCGGCAGGGCTTGTCTTATTCCCAATCTTTCCTACGTCAGCGAGGCTGCTGCGTACGTCCTCGACGCCCAGCTACGAACTCACATGGTCCCATACACCGACGTCGTTTACCTCTCATCGAAATCCTTCCACTACCCATTCTGGGACCGCTACAACTTctcgagaaagaaaaagacacTGCCCGCCAAACCTGGCAGTTTCCAGGTGTTCCTCAAGGGCTTCAAAGATGCCAACGTCTTCCTGCGGGAACACCCATGGCCTGACCAGTACCTATCTGGCTTCCGGACGAATGATCCCcacagaaaaaagaagaagagatggGTGGATAACTGCCGTCCGACGGGGGCGATGCAAGGCGACGGAGATAGTGACGAGGAAGGTCAAGGCAGCCCTGCCTCGGCAACACCAAGCCCGGGCAACTTTGTGTGGACGCAGTCACTGAAGCAGTCGTTccgggaggagctggagaagctcgTTATTTTGGATTACATCATGCGGAATACTGACAGAGGGTTGGACAATTGGATGATCAAGGTCGATTGGGAAGCTCAGAAAGCGTCGATAGTGTCGGACCCAGTCCAGCTCAACACCAACGTGGAAGAACCagaggagccggaggaggggCCGAGACCGGTGGATTTGTCGATCAGAGAACCGCCAAAGACTCGTGCGTCTTGCCCTTACCGAACAGAGAGGCCCATGAACGCCTCGACGCCGGTATCGAGCACACCGGACCCCAAGATTTCCATCGGTGCCATCGACAATTCGTTGTCATGGCCCTGGAAGCACCCGGACGCCTGGAGGAGCTTTCCCTTTGGGTGGCTTTTCTTGCCGGTTGATCTGATCGGCAGGCCGTTCAGCCAGAAAACGAGGGATCACTTCTTGCCGCTGCTCACGTCGACCACATGGTGGTCGCAGACACAGCTTGCgctgaggagggtgtttCAGATGGACCCGGATTTCCAGGAAAAGATGTTTTCGAGGCAGATTGCGGTTATGAAGGGGCAGGCGTGGAACGTGGTGGAGACGCTGAAGACGCCGGACCATGGGCCGTTGGAGCTGACGAGGCGGGCCAAAGTGTGTGTCTGGGATGATTTGGTCGACGTGCCGGTGGCGGTTCCTATGAGGGTTGCCTCTGCCGAGATGAGGAGacgggcggtggaggagtcgGAGCAGGCTGccagtgctgctgctggactgACGAGATCCAACAGCGATGTTATtgccgaggcggaggaggaggagatggataTTGGGGCCTTTACCGCCGATTCAGACGCGGCTAGTGCCCCGGCCGCGACGGGGGTagcggaggtggtggatctGCTTGGGGTGGCGAGTCCGGTGGGAGACCTGCCCAACCCGGGGAGATTCGAGCTggcgatgggggaggagccgCTTACGCCTGGGTTGACACCGGGACGGTTTGAAACTCCTGTTTTgggcggcagcagcggcagcagtaACGGGCCCGTACAGGTGACGAGACCTGCGCTGAAGCATGCCAGTTACAGCCAGCCGCAGAGGTCGCTGAATATGTACTCGCCTGATCGGGGGTCGAGCTCGATGGCGGTTCATCACCAGAGGAGGTTTAGCTTTGCGAcggcggcggggaggagggagagcaaCAGCATTGCGGCGCAGCTGTATGGGACGGGGAGGCtgagctgggagggggggaggcaggggtttgtgggggagtgggaggaggaggaggaggaggaggatgcgttggagggtggggatCTGGGGTTTGCGGCCGCGcaggggatggaggggaacCAGAGGAAGGTTAttgtggagaggttggaggctGTGAAGACGAGGAATCCGGTTTTTACTTGTTGGTGA